Part of the Natrialbaceae archaeon AArc-T1-2 genome, CTTCGGGGGATCGTCGGACCGGAATGGGCGTCGCCGTCGCAGGCGGTGACGGTTCGATCACGTACTTCGATATCGGCGGGGCACGGGAGTGGACGACCGAACTCCGCGGATTCGGCGACGACGGACTCGCGATCGGCCATCGAACCCTGCTCGCTCGGTCGGGGTCGACGCTGTACGCTCTCGACGCAAACGACGGGGACGAGCGCTGGCGCGTCGACCTCGGTCGCGGCTCCCGGAACCCGCCGATCGTCGTCGGCGACACGGTGTACGTCGGCGGCGATCGGCTCCGGGCGATCGACATCGACGGCGGCTACGGCGTTCGCTCGCTTCGCGTCGGCGAGCAGCGGTTCGAACGCGAGATAGAAGGTGACGTCAACTTCGTGACGGCGGCCGACGGAACGCTGTTCGTGACGACGGACGGCAGACAGCTCGAGGACGAAACCGGGGAGTTGATCGTTCTCTCGTGACGGCCCCTCGAGTCGTCGGATCGTCCGAACGCCCGTTGTGAAGCAAGCACAGCGTCTATCGGTTCGAGTGTGTCGTCACTCGAGTACGAAACCTGGGCGAGAGGAGTAAGCCCCCTTCTGTTCGTCCTGGCATTCGGCTAAGCGTCCGCGTCTCCCGCGAAATCGCGGCGTGTTCGGGCTACCAGCGACGCGGACTTGCACCGGTGAGGGTTCGCCGTTCCATCGATCCTCGACCGTCCGGCGTTTGAGTCGCCGTCCCTCTGCGGGTCAACTTCCCTTCCTCGCGGTCGGGTTCGCACGCATCATCGGTCGGGTCGAGACGTGTCGTTTCTGTTCCAGAGCCAGCGGTCTCCCGCTCCGGGCTTGCGCCCGGTCACCCGCCCGAACGGTGGGGGGACTTTCCTCGCGGGCGCGGACAGTCTCGATGAGACGATCCGCGTTGGACGGACGCGCTGTCACCGGCGCGACCGCCGCGGCAGCCAGGCTCTCTCTCCCATGTAAGGTAGGGCTCTCGGCCGAATAAGTCCCTCGGTCGGCAAGTGTCGCCGGAGCTTCGAATGGAAGCGCTTTAGACAGGGAAGGATCATGTACGAGTGTATGTCCCAGCGACAGGGCGTCGACCTCTCCTTCGAGGATGGTGCGCGTGCCGTCGAACTCGCGCGTGAGGCCGTCGAATCCTACGTACGGAACGGGCAACGAGAGCAGCCGGGTAGCATGCGCGATGCGTTCTATGCACGGACGGGCGCGTTCGTCCGTCTCGAGTCTACCTGTGGCCGAGGAAGTCTCAGGGGGTGTGCCGGCGGCTACCAGTCGGGCGATCAGCTCGGACACGTCATCGTCGACTCGGCGATCCAGGCCGCGAGCGACTCCTCCTGCGGGTCGGAGGTGACTCCCTCGGAGCTGTCGAACCTCACCGTCTCGATCTGTGCGGTGACGAACGTCGTCCTGACCGACGATCCGCTCGCCGACCTCGAGGTCGGCGTCCACGGCGTCGCGGTCGACGGGAGCGGAAACAGCGGCTGGCTCTATCCTACGGTGCCCGTCGAGAACGGCTGGAGCGGACGCGAGTACCTGGACCGAGTCTGCCGAAAGGCGCGACTGCCGCCGACGGCGTGGCAGAACGACGACGTCGTGGTCACCCTCTTCGAGGGTCAGGTCTTCCGCGAACGCGAAGCAAACGGCAGCATCGAACAGCTGTAGCCTGTCACCGTCGATCCGACCAGGCCTGTCTGCGCTCTGACGTCCGGGCGTCTCGACCGCGTGGGTTATCGGTCGGTAGAGATGTCGAAGCCGACTGTCTCGGCGTCGGCCAGACAGCGCCCTGTCGCGGCCTCGAGGTCGTCCTCCCGGACGATCTCGCCGTCGCGAACGAGTGGCTCGAGCAGCGACTCGCCGTTTTCCGGCCCGTCACGATCCGCAAGTACGACGTGGTGGCCGCCGTCGGGGGTGCGATAGACGTCCTTTCGTCCCGCGAGTTTGCCCCGCTTCGAGACCGGCTCGCCCTCGAGTTCGACGATGTCGAGACTGAAGTCGATCGGGTCGGCGTTCGTGACCGCGCTGCCGACGCCGAAGCCGTCGGCAAACTCGCGTAACTCACGCAGCTGCTCGGGTCCGAGGCCGCCGCTACAGAAGATGTCGACGTCCTCGAAGCCACGGGCGTCGAGCTCCCAGCGAACCTCGCGGACGATGTGTCGGAACTCGCCCCGGCGCGAACCCGTCGTGTCGAGGCGGACGCCGTCGAGGCGATCACCGAGCGTCTCGGCTGCAAGCAGGCTCTCGGCTTTCTCGTCCCAGAACGTATCGGTCAACGCGATCCGCGGGACGTCCTCGGGGACGGCCGCGTCGAACGCGTCCCAGGCCTCGTCC contains:
- a CDS encoding nicotinate phosphoribosyltransferase: MSNPFGTVSSEAILAGEATDAYFERTRTTLEHVGENPHVVAEVTADQFPTGSFEVFTGVSEAARLLSGRAVDVDALRDGRLFDGGPVMRIEGPYLEFGELETALLGLLSQPSGFATAALEARRAAPESTVLSFGARHVHPVIASVVERAALLAGLDGFSHVAAGDLLGRDASGTMPHALMFCFGEGNQDEAWDAFDAAVPEDVPRIALTDTFWDEKAESLLAAETLGDRLDGVRLDTTGSRRGEFRHIVREVRWELDARGFEDVDIFCSGGLGPEQLRELREFADGFGVGSAVTNADPIDFSLDIVELEGEPVSKRGKLAGRKDVYRTPDGGHHVVLADRDGPENGESLLEPLVRDGEIVREDDLEAATGRCLADAETVGFDISTDR
- a CDS encoding TIGR00296 family protein produces the protein MSQRQGVDLSFEDGARAVELAREAVESYVRNGQREQPGSMRDAFYARTGAFVRLESTCGRGSLRGCAGGYQSGDQLGHVIVDSAIQAASDSSCGSEVTPSELSNLTVSICAVTNVVLTDDPLADLEVGVHGVAVDGSGNSGWLYPTVPVENGWSGREYLDRVCRKARLPPTAWQNDDVVVTLFEGQVFREREANGSIEQL